A single genomic interval of Psychroserpens sp. NJDZ02 harbors:
- the thiL gene encoding thiamine-phosphate kinase: MIEDKNQQRTDLSQLGEFGLIDHLAKNFKITQQSTIKAMGDDAAVLEFGENRVVVSTDFLVEGVHFDLAYMPLKHLGYKAVIVNLSDVYAMNAEATQVTVSIAVSNRFPLEAIEELYAGIQTACELYNVDLVGGDTTSSTSGLIISVTAIGQVKSGDEVYRSGAKPNDLLVVTGDLGGAYLGLQVLEREKEVFKVNPNSQPDLDAYTYIIERQLKPEARKDIVKLLQDLEVKPTSMIDISDGLSSEILHLCKESKVGCDLYEDKLPLDPQVISTSEEFKMDSTTIALSGGEDYELLMTISQDDFPKIKANPNLTVIGFITDEASGAHLVTRGDQKIQLTAQGWNSFNKD; encoded by the coding sequence ATGATAGAAGACAAAAATCAACAACGTACAGACTTAAGCCAATTAGGAGAATTTGGGTTAATAGATCATTTAGCAAAAAACTTTAAGATAACACAACAATCTACCATTAAAGCTATGGGTGATGATGCTGCTGTTTTAGAATTTGGAGAGAATAGAGTGGTTGTTAGTACTGACTTTTTAGTAGAAGGTGTACATTTTGATTTGGCCTACATGCCATTAAAGCATTTGGGTTATAAAGCAGTAATTGTTAATTTGTCTGATGTGTACGCCATGAATGCGGAAGCAACACAGGTAACAGTGTCTATTGCTGTGTCTAATCGGTTTCCTTTGGAAGCTATTGAAGAGTTGTATGCTGGGATACAAACGGCTTGCGAACTTTATAATGTAGATTTAGTCGGAGGAGATACAACCTCTTCAACCTCGGGCTTAATTATTTCTGTAACGGCTATTGGTCAAGTTAAATCAGGAGATGAGGTTTATAGAAGTGGCGCTAAACCTAACGACTTGTTAGTGGTTACTGGAGATTTAGGAGGGGCTTATTTAGGATTGCAAGTTTTAGAACGTGAAAAAGAAGTCTTTAAAGTGAATCCAAATAGCCAACCAGATCTAGATGCTTATACTTATATTATTGAACGTCAATTAAAGCCTGAAGCTAGAAAAGATATTGTTAAATTATTACAAGATTTAGAGGTTAAGCCGACGTCTATGATTGATATTAGTGATGGCTTATCTTCAGAGATTTTACATTTATGTAAAGAAAGTAAAGTGGGTTGTGATTTGTATGAAGACAAATTACCCTTGGATCCTCAGGTTATTTCTACTAGTGAGGAGTTTAAAATGGACAGTACTACTATCGCTTTAAGTGGTGGTGAAGATTATGAGTTATTAATGACTATATCTCAAGACGATTTTCCTAAAATAAAGGCTAACCCTAATTTAACGGTTATTGGTTTTATTACAGATGAAGCTTCTGGTGCACACTTAGTCACTAGAGGTGATCAAAAGATACAACTTACTGCGCAAGGATGGAATAGTTTTAATAAAGACTAA
- a CDS encoding HesB/IscA family protein: MIKVSDTAKKKVIELMTDDGFNPSIDYVRVGVKSGGCSGLSYDLKFDKTKEDEDKVFEDNNVKIIVDKKSFLYLIGTTLEYSGGLNGTGFVFNNPNANRTCGCGESFSL; this comes from the coding sequence ATGATAAAAGTTTCTGATACAGCTAAAAAGAAAGTCATTGAACTAATGACTGATGATGGCTTTAACCCAAGCATAGACTACGTTCGCGTAGGTGTAAAAAGTGGTGGTTGTTCTGGTTTGTCTTATGATTTAAAATTTGACAAAACAAAAGAAGACGAAGACAAGGTCTTTGAAGATAATAATGTAAAAATTATTGTAGACAAAAAAAGTTTTTTATACCTAATAGGGACAACTTTAGAATATTCAGGTGGATTAAACGGAACCGGTTTTGTGTTTAATAATCCTAATGCCAACCGAACTTGCGGGTGTGGCGAATCATTTTCATTATAA
- the sufB gene encoding Fe-S cluster assembly protein SufB, producing the protein MSKYTEDDLREELKTKEYEYGFFTDIESETFPIGLNEDIVRAISMKKEEPEWMTEWRLEAFKVWKTMEEPEWANVRYTKPDFQAIAYYSAPVAVDPNKTLDDVDPDLLAMYKKLGISVDEQKKMNNVAMDIVVDSVSVATTFKKTLAEKGIIFMPISEAIKEHPELVRKYIGTIVPTTDNFYAALNSAVFSDGSFCYIPKGVKCPMELSTYFRINQGGTGQFERTLLVADEGSYVSYLEGCTAPSRDENQLHAAVVELIALDDAEIKYSTVQNWYPGNAEGKGGVYNFVTKRGLCEKNAKISWTQVETGSAVTWKYPSCILKGDNSVGEFYSIAVTNNYQQADTGTKMIHLGKNTKSTIISKGISAGHSQNSYRGLVHIGGRADNARNFSQCDSLLMGNECGAHTFPYIEAKNKTAQVEHEATTSKIGEDQIFYCNQRGIDTEKAIALIVNGFSKDVLNKLPMEFAVEAQKLLEISLEGSVG; encoded by the coding sequence ATGTCAAAGTATACAGAGGACGACCTTAGAGAAGAATTAAAAACCAAAGAATATGAATATGGTTTTTTTACAGACATAGAATCTGAAACATTCCCTATTGGTCTAAACGAAGATATCGTTCGTGCTATTTCTATGAAAAAAGAAGAGCCAGAATGGATGACAGAATGGCGATTAGAAGCTTTCAAGGTTTGGAAAACTATGGAAGAACCAGAATGGGCCAATGTACGTTATACTAAACCAGATTTTCAAGCGATTGCTTACTACTCTGCTCCCGTAGCTGTAGACCCTAACAAAACATTAGACGATGTAGATCCAGATCTATTAGCGATGTATAAAAAATTAGGAATCTCTGTTGACGAGCAAAAGAAAATGAATAACGTCGCAATGGATATTGTGGTCGATTCAGTGTCTGTTGCTACCACTTTCAAAAAAACATTAGCAGAAAAAGGGATTATTTTTATGCCTATTTCTGAAGCGATAAAAGAACACCCTGAATTAGTAAGAAAATATATCGGGACTATTGTTCCAACCACAGATAATTTTTATGCCGCTCTAAATTCAGCTGTATTTAGTGATGGTTCATTTTGTTATATTCCTAAAGGTGTTAAATGCCCAATGGAATTATCAACCTATTTTAGAATCAATCAAGGTGGAACAGGTCAATTTGAGCGCACATTATTAGTTGCTGACGAAGGAAGCTATGTCTCTTACCTAGAAGGTTGTACCGCACCAAGTCGTGACGAAAACCAATTACACGCTGCAGTTGTAGAGCTTATTGCTTTAGATGATGCTGAAATTAAATATAGTACCGTTCAAAACTGGTACCCAGGAAATGCTGAAGGTAAAGGTGGTGTTTACAACTTTGTAACTAAACGTGGTTTATGCGAGAAAAACGCAAAAATCTCATGGACACAAGTAGAAACAGGTAGTGCCGTAACTTGGAAATACCCGTCTTGTATCTTAAAAGGAGATAACTCTGTAGGCGAATTTTATTCTATAGCAGTAACCAATAACTACCAACAAGCAGATACTGGAACAAAAATGATTCATTTGGGTAAAAACACCAAGTCAACCATTATTTCTAAAGGAATTTCTGCTGGACATTCTCAAAACTCATATCGTGGTTTAGTACACATTGGCGGTCGCGCAGATAATGCAAGAAACTTCTCCCAATGTGATAGTTTACTAATGGGTAACGAATGTGGCGCACATACCTTCCCTTACATTGAAGCTAAAAACAAAACGGCTCAGGTAGAACACGAAGCAACAACAAGTAAAATTGGTGAAGACCAAATTTTTTACTGCAACCAACGTGGTATAGACACAGAAAAAGCCATTGCTTTAATTGTAAATGGTTTTAGTAAAGACGTCTTAAATAAGTTACCAATGGAATTTGCTGTAGAGGCACAAAAATTATTGGAAATTTCTTTAGAAGGCTCTGTAGGTTAA
- the sufC gene encoding Fe-S cluster assembly ATPase SufC: MLKINNLHANIEDKSILRGINLEVKAGEVHAIMGPNGSGKSTLASVIAGKEEYEVTEGTIVLEGEDLEDLAAEERAHKGVFLSFQYPVEIPGVSVTNFIKTAINETRKAKGLEDMPAKEMLKLIREKAELLEIDRKFLSRSLNEGFSGGEKKRNEIFQMAMLEPKLAILDETDSGLDIDALRIVANGVNKLKSKDNAVIVITHYQRLLDYIVPDFVHVLYNGKIVKSGGKELAHELEEKGYDWIKEEVDA, from the coding sequence ATGTTAAAGATAAACAACCTACACGCAAACATTGAAGATAAATCCATTTTAAGAGGAATTAATCTTGAAGTAAAAGCAGGAGAAGTACATGCTATAATGGGACCAAACGGTTCTGGAAAAAGTACGTTAGCTTCTGTAATTGCAGGAAAAGAAGAATACGAAGTCACAGAAGGTACTATTGTTTTAGAAGGAGAAGATCTTGAAGATTTAGCAGCTGAAGAACGCGCACATAAAGGGGTGTTCTTATCATTCCAATATCCAGTAGAAATACCTGGAGTTAGCGTTACTAATTTTATTAAAACAGCGATTAACGAAACTAGAAAAGCAAAAGGCTTAGAAGATATGCCTGCAAAAGAAATGCTTAAACTAATTCGTGAAAAAGCAGAACTTTTAGAAATTGACCGTAAGTTTTTATCACGTTCTTTAAACGAAGGATTTTCTGGAGGAGAAAAGAAACGTAATGAAATTTTTCAAATGGCGATGTTAGAGCCTAAATTAGCTATTCTTGACGAAACTGATTCTGGATTAGATATTGATGCTTTACGTATCGTTGCTAATGGTGTCAACAAACTAAAAAGCAAAGACAATGCTGTTATAGTAATTACGCACTACCAACGTTTATTAGATTATATCGTACCGGATTTTGTACACGTTTTATATAACGGAAAAATTGTTAAATCTGGAGGAAAAGAATTAGCACACGAGTTAGAAGAAAAAGGTTACGACTGGATTAAAGAAGAAGTAGACGCTTAA
- the sufD gene encoding Fe-S cluster assembly protein SufD — protein MSLKEKLVSSFLAFENHVDIDSKIHDIRSEAIKTFEAEGFPTKKDEAWKYTSLNSVLKQDYSLFPKQDNALEYSDVKKYFLDDIDTYKIVFIDGKYSSNLSETTHDGIDVCLMSAALHKSKYQLIIENYFNKIASKDGLSSLNTAFSKEGAYIHIPKNKVVAKPIEIVHFSTGSEAALMVQPRNLIVVDENSHVQIIERHQSLTDNPVLTNSVTEIIADKRAIVDYYKVQNDNKNASLIDSTFVDQKRESHVSVHTFTFGGKLTRNNLNFYQNGEYMDSTLNGVTIIGDKQHVDHNTLVHHIEPNCESHQDYKGIFNDSATGVFNGKVVVNKEAQKTNAFQSNNNILLSDKATINSKPQLEIFADDVKCSHGCTIGQLDESALFYMKSRGIPEKEAKGLLMYAFSNNVLKSVKIPELKQRITKIIANKLGVNIGFDL, from the coding sequence ATGAGTTTAAAAGAAAAATTAGTATCGTCCTTTTTAGCATTCGAAAATCATGTTGATATCGATTCTAAAATTCACGATATTAGAAGTGAAGCAATAAAAACGTTTGAAGCAGAAGGCTTTCCTACCAAAAAGGACGAAGCTTGGAAATACACGTCTTTAAACAGTGTTTTAAAACAAGACTACAGTCTGTTTCCTAAACAAGATAATGCTTTAGAATATAGTGATGTTAAAAAATACTTTCTAGATGATATAGACACTTACAAAATTGTGTTTATTGATGGAAAATATTCGTCTAACTTATCAGAAACAACACACGATGGTATTGATGTGTGTTTAATGTCTGCTGCATTACACAAATCAAAATATCAACTAATTATTGAGAATTACTTTAACAAAATAGCGTCTAAAGATGGTTTATCCTCTTTAAACACAGCCTTTTCAAAAGAGGGTGCTTACATACACATCCCTAAAAATAAAGTGGTTGCAAAACCAATAGAAATCGTACATTTCTCTACAGGAAGTGAAGCAGCCTTAATGGTACAGCCTCGTAACTTAATTGTCGTAGACGAAAACTCTCATGTTCAGATTATCGAACGCCACCAAAGTCTTACAGACAATCCTGTATTAACAAATTCGGTGACTGAGATTATTGCCGATAAACGTGCCATTGTAGATTACTACAAAGTACAAAATGACAATAAAAACGCGTCTTTAATTGACAGTACATTTGTAGATCAAAAAAGAGAAAGTCATGTCTCCGTGCATACCTTTACTTTTGGAGGAAAGTTGACACGTAACAATCTTAACTTTTACCAAAATGGAGAATATATGGACTCTACATTAAATGGAGTAACCATTATTGGGGATAAGCAACATGTTGATCATAATACACTAGTCCATCATATCGAACCAAATTGCGAAAGTCACCAAGATTACAAGGGAATTTTTAACGATAGTGCGACAGGTGTATTTAATGGAAAAGTAGTTGTTAATAAAGAAGCGCAAAAAACAAATGCGTTTCAATCCAACAACAATATTTTACTAAGTGATAAAGCCACTATTAACTCTAAACCACAACTTGAAATTTTTGCAGATGATGTAAAATGCTCTCATGGTTGTACTATAGGACAATTAGACGAAAGTGCTTTGTTTTACATGAAATCTAGAGGTATTCCTGAAAAAGAAGCTAAAGGGTTATTAATGTATGCGTTTAGTAATAACGTTTTAAAATCTGTAAAAATTCCAGAATTAAAACAACGTATCACCAAAATTATAGCAAACAAACTAGGCGTTAATATTGGTTTTGACTTGTAA
- a CDS encoding aminotransferase class V-fold PLP-dependent enzyme: MLDITKIRKDFPILNRQVNGKPLVYFDNAATSQTPQQVIDVIVDYYSNYNANIHRGVHALSQEATDKYEAARHTIQKHFNAKKAHEIIFTAGTTHSINLVANGFASIIKKGDELIVSALEHHSNIVPWQMLCEKTGAILKVIPMTLEGELDMTAYADLLSENTKLVFVNHISNALGTINPIENIIKQAHQVGAAVLIDGAQACPHIKPDVQALDVDFYVTSAHKICGPTGVGMLYGKEEWLNKMQPYQGGGEMIDQVTFEKTTYAGLPHKFEAGTPNICGGIAFAAALDYMNAIGFDAIADYEHDLLDYGTKKLLEIEGLKIYGTSKNKTSVISFNLEGIHPYDVGTLLDKMGIAVRTGHHCAQPIMAFFKIPGTIRASFAFYNTKAEIDALVSGIKKAKMMLS, translated from the coding sequence ATGCTAGATATTACCAAAATACGTAAAGATTTCCCAATACTTAATAGACAAGTAAATGGTAAACCCTTGGTATATTTTGATAATGCAGCAACCTCACAAACGCCACAACAAGTTATTGATGTTATAGTAGATTACTACAGTAACTATAATGCTAATATCCATAGAGGTGTACATGCCTTAAGTCAAGAAGCTACAGATAAGTATGAAGCTGCAAGACACACTATTCAGAAGCATTTTAATGCTAAAAAAGCGCATGAAATCATTTTTACCGCTGGTACGACACACAGTATAAACTTAGTTGCCAATGGTTTTGCTTCCATAATAAAAAAAGGTGACGAGCTAATTGTTTCTGCTTTAGAGCATCACAGTAATATTGTGCCTTGGCAAATGCTATGTGAAAAAACTGGTGCTATTCTTAAAGTCATTCCAATGACCCTGGAAGGCGAGTTAGATATGACTGCTTATGCTGATTTACTTTCAGAAAACACAAAACTAGTTTTTGTCAATCATATATCTAATGCTTTAGGAACTATCAATCCTATCGAAAATATTATCAAACAAGCCCATCAGGTTGGCGCTGCTGTTTTAATTGACGGTGCCCAAGCTTGCCCACACATCAAGCCAGATGTACAAGCTCTAGATGTTGATTTTTATGTCACTTCTGCACATAAAATATGCGGACCAACAGGTGTTGGAATGTTATATGGTAAAGAAGAATGGCTTAATAAAATGCAACCATACCAAGGCGGTGGGGAAATGATTGATCAAGTTACTTTTGAAAAAACAACCTACGCTGGATTACCACATAAATTTGAAGCAGGAACCCCTAACATTTGTGGAGGTATCGCTTTTGCTGCTGCTTTAGATTACATGAACGCCATTGGATTTGATGCTATTGCAGATTACGAACATGATTTACTAGACTACGGCACAAAAAAACTACTAGAAATAGAAGGTTTAAAAATTTACGGAACATCCAAAAACAAAACATCAGTAATTTCATTTAATTTAGAGGGTATTCATCCTTATGATGTTGGTACACTACTAGACAAAATGGGAATCGCTGTTCGTACAGGCCATCATTGCGCGCAACCTATTATGGCATTTTTTAAAATACCAGGAACTATTAGAGCGTCCTTTGCTTTTTATAACACAAAAGCCGAAATTGATGCTTTAGTATCAGGTATTAAAAAAGCAAAAATGATGTTATCGTAA
- a CDS encoding META domain-containing protein has protein sequence MKTITILLFSILLNSCGSTQDAKSSLNPDMSTAPLNGTYSITTLDSKATTNTKLSLSFDSATNRIYGFSGCNNFFGTYTMTADKLTFSQIGSTKKMCPEAENAIESTFLETLQETTNYKVSGNAITLLNNKREVLSGMQASDTEESQKQDNGMTFRYSAATRGSYTLIEIDQNTIKSQFNRADKPNIKTCTKADWSTLKELTEAINIASLDKLEPPSKAHQYDGAAAASLTIIVNGTQHSTPSFDAGNPPKTIAVLVNKLIALTK, from the coding sequence ATGAAAACAATTACTATTTTACTTTTTTCTATCCTTCTTAATAGTTGTGGTTCCACTCAAGATGCAAAAAGCAGCTTAAATCCCGATATGTCAACAGCACCACTTAACGGAACTTACAGTATAACCACCCTAGATAGCAAAGCAACAACTAATACTAAATTATCATTGAGTTTTGACAGTGCTACAAATCGTATTTATGGTTTTTCTGGTTGTAATAATTTTTTTGGTACGTATACTATGACTGCTGACAAGTTAACTTTTAGTCAAATAGGCTCTACAAAAAAAATGTGCCCAGAAGCAGAAAATGCAATCGAAAGTACCTTTTTAGAAACACTACAAGAAACCACTAATTATAAAGTTTCTGGTAACGCCATTACATTATTAAATAATAAAAGAGAAGTACTTAGCGGTATGCAAGCATCAGATACCGAGGAGTCACAAAAACAAGATAACGGGATGACTTTTAGATATTCAGCTGCAACTAGAGGTTCGTATACTTTAATAGAAATTGATCAAAATACTATAAAATCTCAATTTAACAGAGCAGACAAACCAAATATTAAAACCTGTACTAAAGCAGATTGGTCAACATTAAAAGAGTTAACAGAAGCTATAAACATAGCATCGCTTGACAAACTCGAACCACCAAGTAAAGCACATCAATATGATGGTGCTGCAGCAGCTAGTTTAACCATAATAGTAAATGGCACGCAACATAGTACGCCATCTTTTGATGCAGGAAATCCTCCTAAAACTATCGCTGTTCTTGTAAACAAACTAATTGCTTTAACTAAATAA
- a CDS encoding SufE family protein produces MQTIKEIQDEIVDEFSMFEDWEERYQYMIDLGKSLPLIAPEYKTDSNIIKGCQSKVWVHAELNDDQIAFTADSDAIITKGIIAILIRVFSNQHPKAIIEANTDFIDAIGLKEHLSPTRANGLVSMIKQIKLYAIAYQTQLK; encoded by the coding sequence ATGCAGACTATTAAAGAAATACAAGACGAGATTGTTGATGAATTTTCCATGTTTGAAGACTGGGAAGAACGTTACCAATACATGATAGATTTAGGAAAATCACTTCCGCTAATAGCACCGGAATATAAAACAGATTCCAATATAATTAAAGGCTGTCAGAGTAAAGTATGGGTTCATGCAGAACTTAACGACGATCAAATTGCATTTACTGCAGATAGTGATGCTATTATAACTAAAGGAATTATCGCAATTTTAATACGCGTGTTTTCTAATCAACATCCAAAGGCTATTATAGAGGCCAATACCGATTTTATTGATGCTATTGGACTAAAGGAACATTTATCACCAACTAGAGCCAATGGTTTAGTAAGTATGATAAAGCAGATTAAGTTATATGCCATCGCCTACCAAACACAATTAAAATAA
- a CDS encoding SUF system Fe-S cluster assembly protein: MSDTTIDTAELGEKIVNVLKTIYDPEIPVDIYELGLIYDVFVNEDYDVKILMTLTTPNCPVAETLPLEVEEKVKSLNDVNDAEVEITFDPPWTQDLMSEEAKLELGML, from the coding sequence ATGAGCGATACAACTATAGATACAGCAGAATTAGGAGAAAAAATAGTAAATGTTTTAAAAACTATTTACGATCCAGAAATACCAGTAGACATATACGAACTAGGATTAATTTACGACGTTTTTGTAAATGAAGATTATGATGTAAAAATCTTAATGACCTTAACGACTCCAAACTGTCCAGTAGCTGAAACGTTACCATTAGAGGTTGAAGAGAAAGTAAAATCTTTAAATGACGTTAATGATGCTGAAGTAGAAATTACTTTTGATCCACCATGGACACAAGACTTAATGAGCGAAGAAGCTAAATTAGAGCTTGGTATGCTTTAA
- a CDS encoding ABC transporter ATP-binding protein, producing the protein MARQAPKSLKEGNKTNLKKSFSALIFIPRFFKEIWNTNKKLFLASAFCRLIGAVLPVIILWIGKIIIDEIILQTKLEVSDLTQLWTYVGIEFGLIVLSDLISRAIQLTDSLLGDAYSIDSSVRIIKKTNQIDISLLEDSEFYDKLERARTQTTSRVGLMSNALGEVQSLISIATLVASLIYFEPYLIILLVLSIIPSFINEIWFSQKQYSLARGWTAERRELDYLRFIGANDKTAKEIKLFGLTDFVVDRFKNLSQEYYDLNKTLAIKRSALGFVFNVLGTLSYYGAYVFIIYRVISGVITLGELTFLSGAFNRLTRNLQDFFSKFTRISESALYLKDYFDFIDISIQPKHSEDLPIPETIAQGFEFRDVTFSYPESDNKILKGISFKIKAGEKLAFVGQNGAGKTTLTKLLLRFYEPTSGQILLDGVNINRFNKAKYQAFFGVIFQDFFKYEFTVRENIAIGDISQIDNQAKIENAAELSLANQVVSELKKGYDQQLGKRFAKGQELSGGQWQKVALARAYMKDAKVMILDEPTSALDAKAESEVFDRFIGLTKDKTSIIISHRFSTVRQADKILVLEEGRVLEMGTHDALMANQSLYADLFKLQAEGYQ; encoded by the coding sequence ATGGCTAGACAAGCACCAAAATCGTTAAAAGAAGGCAACAAAACCAATCTTAAAAAGTCTTTTAGCGCTTTAATTTTTATTCCGAGATTTTTTAAAGAAATCTGGAACACCAACAAAAAGCTATTTTTAGCCTCTGCTTTCTGTAGACTTATCGGTGCTGTTTTACCAGTCATTATTTTATGGATTGGTAAAATAATTATTGATGAAATCATACTACAAACTAAGTTAGAGGTCTCCGACTTAACACAGCTTTGGACCTACGTTGGTATTGAATTTGGTTTAATAGTGCTTTCTGATCTAATCAGTCGTGCCATACAACTCACCGATAGTTTATTAGGTGATGCCTACTCTATCGACTCGTCTGTCAGAATCATCAAAAAAACGAATCAAATAGATATTAGTTTACTTGAAGATTCTGAGTTTTACGACAAACTAGAGCGTGCCAGAACACAAACCACTAGTCGTGTCGGACTTATGTCCAATGCTTTAGGAGAGGTGCAAAGCTTAATTTCTATTGCAACTTTAGTTGCCAGTTTAATATACTTTGAACCGTACCTTATTATACTATTAGTATTAAGTATCATCCCCTCTTTTATAAACGAAATTTGGTTTAGCCAAAAACAATACTCTTTAGCTAGAGGTTGGACTGCCGAACGTAGAGAACTAGACTACCTTAGGTTTATTGGAGCTAACGATAAAACAGCAAAAGAAATTAAACTATTTGGTTTAACAGATTTTGTAGTCGATCGTTTTAAAAACTTATCACAAGAATATTACGACCTCAACAAGACATTAGCTATTAAACGGTCCGCTTTAGGCTTTGTTTTTAATGTTTTAGGAACCTTAAGTTACTATGGTGCCTATGTCTTTATAATTTATCGTGTCATATCCGGTGTCATTACCTTAGGTGAATTAACTTTTTTATCTGGTGCTTTTAATAGATTGACTCGAAACTTACAAGATTTCTTTTCCAAGTTTACACGTATATCAGAAAGTGCTTTATATCTAAAAGATTATTTTGATTTTATTGATATTTCAATCCAACCAAAACATAGTGAGGACCTGCCGATTCCGGAAACTATCGCGCAAGGTTTCGAATTTAGAGATGTTACGTTTTCCTACCCCGAATCCGATAACAAAATATTAAAAGGGATTAGCTTTAAAATTAAAGCAGGAGAAAAATTAGCATTTGTTGGCCAAAATGGGGCAGGAAAAACAACCTTAACCAAATTGCTATTACGATTTTACGAACCTACTTCAGGACAAATATTATTAGACGGTGTTAACATTAACCGATTTAACAAGGCTAAATACCAAGCGTTTTTTGGTGTTATTTTTCAAGACTTTTTTAAGTACGAGTTTACCGTTAGAGAAAATATAGCTATTGGTGATATTAGTCAAATAGACAATCAAGCTAAAATTGAAAACGCTGCCGAACTAAGTCTGGCCAATCAAGTCGTATCCGAACTTAAAAAAGGCTACGATCAACAACTTGGTAAGCGTTTTGCTAAAGGACAGGAATTATCTGGTGGACAATGGCAAAAAGTAGCGTTAGCGCGTGCTTATATGAAAGATGCCAAGGTCATGATTTTAGACGAACCGACATCCGCATTAGATGCAAAAGCAGAAAGCGAAGTCTTTGATCGTTTTATTGGCTTAACAAAAGACAAGACCAGTATTATTATTTCTCACAGATTTAGCACCGTAAGGCAAGCAGATAAAATTTTAGTACTAGAGGAAGGTCGCGTACTAGAAATGGGCACACACGATGCATTAATGGCTAATCAGTCCTTATATGCCGACTTATTTAAATTACAAGCAGAAGGTTACCAATAA
- a CDS encoding DUF2480 family protein, with the protein MAEDIINRVANSKLVTIDLEDYYPKGMRVLFDIKDWLFQELVLKEKDFRDYIKNHDWSQYKNQYVAITCSADAIIPDWAFMLLTVNLEPFVEKSHIGTLEDLETAIYQDVITAIDGTIYQDKPVIIKGCSNLPVPINAYVMMTNKLKPYAKSIMYGEACSFVPLFKR; encoded by the coding sequence ATGGCTGAAGACATTATTAATCGCGTTGCGAACAGTAAACTAGTAACTATTGATCTTGAGGATTACTATCCAAAAGGCATGCGTGTGCTTTTTGATATTAAAGATTGGTTATTCCAAGAACTGGTTTTAAAAGAGAAAGATTTTAGAGACTACATTAAAAATCATGACTGGAGTCAGTACAAAAATCAATATGTAGCTATCACTTGCAGTGCCGATGCCATCATACCCGATTGGGCTTTTATGTTGTTGACCGTTAATTTAGAACCGTTCGTCGAAAAGAGCCATATTGGAACTCTTGAGGATTTAGAGACTGCGATATATCAAGATGTAATTACAGCAATTGATGGTACAATATACCAGGATAAACCTGTAATTATAAAAGGTTGCAGTAACCTGCCAGTACCTATAAACGCTTATGTTATGATGACTAACAAGCTAAAACCATATGCTAAATCCATCATGTATGGAGAGGCCTGTTCCTTTGTGCCATTATTCAAAAGATAA